One part of the Solanum dulcamara chromosome 8, daSolDulc1.2, whole genome shotgun sequence genome encodes these proteins:
- the LOC129901384 gene encoding protein OCTOPUS-like, which produces MTRTTSQNRTRTRTRRLSACYRHPSEPVTGICAACLRERLSGLDSSADPQLSIVPTFSHSFENPDADNGPGPGFDNDRSKAATSSFSPDLRRCRSLSTARCEGSCSWSEPRRRSCDDRSSRNTLENLFGVDDEVGGSNAGFNVASKNLGLTNLSDNVCQSIVEHKDSEEVRVRADALVRIEDLAEDTQDGELKTMKEFIDLEFHTKNHKSRDFRDIALNFREATSVFSKKLQKWRQKQKEKKLNSRNAEGNDKFSAGNGKLIGYKSKDSRSEIGECAIRRRSCDTEPRFSVDAGRLSLDGPGISIDEPRASWDGYMVARTIPRLTPMLSVVENVLLGNGSGFDKHRASLDGQMQSIVEDESSSGGSGQSNSDSSSSQRGSSFDRSSSVQSFGKRTLDLEVNEGKYMSNSSPAHVKLVITERELKDWHLNSIKDDHLSKYDSFSKNGIVADSCGAKKGSKKPTRWREVFNLFGNKQKLNNNKGETRKGEGETVSSVTDTKAKQGDKGYDNVKEAAQWRLTRSSSIVGARKSCSSSYIPARNSCSSVFDQPRNSCDMNELNYSKKKVAERAASANFGRDAFVLERNKSVKCSTNDIDNGTLPFYLMPLRTSRSRKTTENKLTKPLQATGNVLH; this is translated from the coding sequence ATGACTCGTACCACTTCCCAAAACCGCACCCGAACCCGAACCCGCCGTCTTTCAGCTTGTTACCGCCACCCATCGGAGCCGGTCACCGGCATCTGTGCCGCATGCCTGCGTGAACGTCTCTCCGGTCTTGATTCTTCTGCTGACCCTCAACTCTCTATTGTTCCTACATTCTCGCATTCTTTCGAAAACCCAGATGCTGATAATGGACCCGGACCCGGATTTGATAATGATCGGAGTAAAGCTGCTACGTCGTCGTTTTCTCCGGATCTCCGCCGTTGTAGGTCTCTTTCTACTGCCAGGTGTGAAGGTTCGTGTAGTTGGTCGGAGCCACGTCGGAGATCTTGCGACGATAGGTCGTCCCGGAATACTCTTGAAAATCTCTTTGGAGTTGATGACGAGGTGGGTGGATCGAATGCCGGTTTCAATGTTGCATCGAAGAACCTGGGATTGACGAATTTGTCTGATAATGTTTGTCAGTCAATAGTAGAGCATAAAGACAGTGAAGAAGTTAGGGTTCGTGCTGATGCATTGGTTAGAATAGAGGATTTAGCAGAAGACACTCAAGATGGAGAGCTTAAGACAATGAAAGAGTTCATCGATCTCGAATTTCACACGAAAAATCACAAATCGAGGGATTTCAGAGACATTGCGTTGAATTTCAGGGAAGCAACTTCAGTCTTCAGCAAGAAATTGCAAAAATGGAGGCAAAAGCAGAAGGAAAAGAAGCTTAATAGCAGGAATGCTGAAGGCAATGATAAGTTTTCAGCTGGAAATGGCAAGTTGATAGGTTATAAATCGAAGGATAGTCGGTCTGAGATTGGGGAATGTGCAATCAGGAGGAGATCTTGTGATACAGAACCTCGATTTTCAGTCGATGCAGGCCGATTGTCGTTGGATGGTCCGGGGATTTCCATTGATGAACCTAGAGCTTCTTGGGATGGATATATGGTAGCTAGGACTATTCCACGGCTAACACCAATGTTATCAGTTGTCGAAAATGTGCTTTTAGGGAATGGAAGTGGATTTGATAAGCATCGAGCATCGCTGGATGGGCAAATGCAGTCTATAGTAGAAGATGAAAGTAGTTCTGGTGGATCAGGACAGTCCAATTCGGATTCTTCATCATCACAAAGGGGAAGTAGTTTTGATAGGTCGAGCTCTGTTCAGAGTTTTGGCAAGAGGACATTGGATTTGGAGGTTAACGAAGGCAAGTATATGTCAAATTCATCTCCTGCTCACGTCAAGTTGGTTATTACAGAGAGGGAATTGAAAGATTGGCACTTGAATTCTATCAAAGATGATCATTTGAGTAAGTATGACTCATTTTCCAAGAATGGAATTGTTGCTGATAGTTGTGGTGCTAAGAAGGGGTCCAAGAAGCCCACTAGGTGGCGGGAGGTTTTCAATCTCTTTGGTAACAAGCAAAAGCTCAATAACAATAAGGGAGAAACCcgaaaaggagaaggagaaactGTCAGTTCAGTCACTGATACTAAAGCGAAGCAAGGGGACAAGGGTTATGATAATGTAAAAGAGGCTGCTCAATGGAGGCTCACACGAAGCAGCAGCATTGTTGGGGCTAGAAAATCCTGCAGCAGCTCCTACATTCCTGCTAGGAATTCGTGCAGCAGTGTTTTCGATCAGCCTAGGAATTCGTGTGATATGAATGAACTAAATTACAGTAAGAAGAAAGTTGCTGAACGTGCTGCCTCTGCTAACTTTGGCAGGGATGCTTTTGTGCTGGAGAGGAACAAGAGTGTCAAATGCTCTACAAATGACATTGATAATGGTACGTTGCCATTTTATTTGATGCCATTGAGGACTTCTAGGAGCCGTAAAACCACTGAGAACAAGTTAACAAAACCCCTTCAGGCCACTGGCAATGTTTTGCACTGA